One stretch of Streptomyces agglomeratus DNA includes these proteins:
- a CDS encoding pyridoxamine 5'-phosphate oxidase family protein, which yields MEHEAPRDTPPDTPGEAPRDTPEPRTDLDGRYSEETATATPWSDAVAWLERAELFWLTTVRPDGRPHVTPLLAVWQDNALHFCTGPAERKAKNLATNPHVVLTTGQNTLREGFDLVVEGKAVWERDEARLRRLAAAYEAKYGPDWHFDVRDGAFQHDGDRAVVFRVAPTAAFGFGKGVYSQTRWLF from the coding sequence ATGGAGCACGAAGCCCCGCGCGACACACCGCCCGACACCCCGGGGGAAGCCCCGCGCGACACACCCGAGCCGCGTACCGACCTGGACGGCCGCTACAGCGAGGAAACCGCGACGGCGACGCCCTGGTCCGACGCGGTGGCGTGGCTGGAACGGGCCGAGCTGTTCTGGCTGACGACCGTACGCCCGGACGGCCGCCCGCACGTCACCCCGCTGCTGGCCGTCTGGCAGGACAACGCGCTGCACTTCTGTACGGGCCCGGCGGAACGCAAGGCGAAGAACCTCGCCACCAATCCGCACGTCGTCCTCACCACCGGCCAGAACACCTTGCGCGAGGGCTTCGACCTGGTGGTCGAGGGCAAGGCGGTGTGGGAGAGGGACGAGGCCCGGCTGCGGCGCCTGGCGGCGGCGTACGAGGCGAAGTACGGCCCGGACTGGCACTTCGACGTCCGGGACGGGGCCTTCCAGCACGACGGCGACCGCGCGGTGGTGTTCCGCGTCGCGCCCACCGCCGCTTTCGGCTTCGGCAAGGGCGTCTACAGCCAGACCCGCTGGCTCTTCTGA
- a CDS encoding SRPBCC family protein: MSAITESIDIARRPEDVFSYVTDPSHLPEWQESAVAVRQVDEGPLTVGSRVVVTRRMGRREMSTTMRIDALEAPRSWHMHGVDGPVRGEVTGRIEPLGDGERSRLTLSVDFEAHGIGKLLVALVVRPQVRKEMPANEETLKRVLEGSAA; the protein is encoded by the coding sequence ATGTCCGCGATCACGGAAAGCATCGACATCGCGCGGCGGCCCGAGGACGTCTTCTCCTACGTGACCGACCCTTCGCACCTCCCCGAATGGCAGGAGAGCGCGGTGGCCGTGCGCCAGGTGGACGAAGGGCCTCTGACCGTGGGATCGCGCGTGGTGGTCACCCGCCGGATGGGCCGTCGGGAGATGTCGACGACCATGCGGATCGACGCGCTGGAAGCGCCGCGGAGCTGGCACATGCACGGTGTGGACGGGCCCGTACGAGGAGAGGTGACCGGCAGGATCGAGCCGCTCGGCGACGGCGAGCGGTCGCGGCTGACCCTGTCCGTCGACTTCGAGGCGCACGGGATCGGGAAGCTGCTCGTTGCGCTCGTCGTGCGGCCGCAGGTGCGCAAGGAGATGCCGGCGAACGAGGAGACACTGAAGCGCGTGCTCGAAGGCAGCGCGGCCTGA